GCAGACGCAAGATTGCGCGGCAGCAACTGATCTATACCATCATCCTGCTGATTATCGTTTCGTTGATTTGCGTATGGTTGTATCGCAAGACGGTGTATGCCGAGTTTGATGGTTATGTGGCACTTGATATCACGGAATTCCGTAGCGATGAGGATATCTATTTTCTCCGTGCCAACGTGCGTGTGGGCGATCTGGTGCTTCCCGGAGACACCCTGTTCTCGTATACCATCGCGGCAAATTTCTTCGACCATACACATAACGATTATGAGCCGGCCATCGTGGCTCGTAACAGGGATATAAAGGTGCAGTACGGGCTTGCCCGGCAGGATATAGAAGTGCTGAAGGTCAGGATCGCGGAACTTGAAAAACAACTGGCAACAGAAGACCATAATATACGGTTCGGGCTTAGCGACAATCACAATAAGCTTCGTACGGAACAGGAACTTGCCGAGGCACGTGAACAGTATAAGGCTCTGCGACGCAAACTGGGAGTGTTGTGGAATGCGGTCAGCCAGAGCAACAAATCGCTGTCTAAGCTGAACAACAACGGACACGGGTATGTGAGAATCGTGCACATGTATGATTATGAGCTGTTGCAGAAACTCGGATTGGTCTATTATTCCGTGGCGATGGATTCTGCCCTTGTGACCAAAAAGTATGTACCGGCCAGCTCATTGACGTTGCGGGGGGAGCCTATCATGTCGTTGCAGAGTCTGAATGCCCGTGATAACAACCTTATTGTGGTGGCCTATGTGCTGCCTGACGATATGAAGTATGTCAATTACCACAGCAAGGCGGAAATCATAGTGAACGATGAGATCTCATATACCGGAACGGTCATGATGCTGGGTGCCCGTACCGAAGAAATACCCGGTGAACTACGCAATACATTGTCGCGTGACCACACGGCAGCCATTGTGATATTTGATATCGATCCCAATCAGGACATCCCTTATTGGTCGTTGTCAGACGGTGTGCCGGTACGCATCCGAATCAATAAGTTCAAAGACCGGGAACCCATAGTGGGCGATTACATCATTTATAACACGACCACAGGTGTGTATCCCGAGACATTGATGCACGCGCAGCATAAATGTAGCAAAGACGGAGACCATGTCGTGTTGGTGCATCATCATGACAGTGTCCACACTGATAAGGACAGTGTCCGCACGGTCGCGCCGGACTCAACGGTTGTCAAAAATAAGACACCTGTGACACATCCGTCTGATTTCGTGGCATCAGGAAATGCCACCGGCCCCTACCATATAATTGTGGCAAGCGGACAGGATAAAAGCGGAGCTGAAAGGCAGGTAAAGATGTTGCGGCTAAGGGGATATAAATATGCAAAGGTGTTCTCTGCCGATGGATATCACCGGGTATCCCTCTGCTCGTATGCGACAAAAGCCGAGGCGGAGAATGCACAGAAACAATTGATCAAACAAAAAGAGTTCGGCAATGCCTGGATTCTTTGCAAAAGGATAAGATAGAATATGGTACCGTATAGTATAGATACTAACAAATTGGGAAGGAGAATCCTGACCATCAAGGGATATGTCGACATCGATGCTACCAAAGAGCTGCGTCTCGAGGACTTCGACATGACATTCATTGACACTCCGACTCTCTCGTACAATGTCGTTCGTCTGCTGCTGGCTAGGACATCACCTCTGATATCCAAGAAATGTCGTCTGAAGCCGAGGTTCCTCACGGTTTTCAACCGTAACGACTTCAGCAGTCTGCGCCCCCTGATCGACGGGTTCGCGCAGTCGGCGGTGGATGATGAGGTAACGCTCCGTGCCGAGGATATACTGCGGAACATCAACAATCTGCATCTTAAGCATGACTATGGTGTTGTCAACACTGAGAACGACTTCTTTATCGAGCTGTGCCGGTATTGTCTTAGCCGTGGTGTGCTCAATTTTACGGCATCGACCATGATCACGTTGCAGAAGGGACTCTCCGCCGTATATTCGGCCTATGTGGATATTCATGAGACTGTGGGATGCGGCAACAACCCCGATGACAAGAACCTCCGGAAGATGGTAGCCTGGTTTTTGGATTCGGGATACATAGAGCCGGTGAAGTTCGTTGAAAGGATACACCTGTGCCCTGTTTGTCAGAGTTCGGTGTTGTTGTTTTCCGAATGTTGCAGCAAATGTCAGAGCTCCAATATCAGGGAAGAGGATATGATCCACCATTTCAGAT
The nucleotide sequence above comes from Bacteroides sp. AN502(2024). Encoded proteins:
- a CDS encoding SPOR domain-containing protein, whose translation is MRDFSFYKPEDNDSSEIESIIRQRRRKIARQQLIYTIILLIIVSLICVWLYRKTVYAEFDGYVALDITEFRSDEDIYFLRANVRVGDLVLPGDTLFSYTIAANFFDHTHNDYEPAIVARNRDIKVQYGLARQDIEVLKVRIAELEKQLATEDHNIRFGLSDNHNKLRTEQELAEAREQYKALRRKLGVLWNAVSQSNKSLSKLNNNGHGYVRIVHMYDYELLQKLGLVYYSVAMDSALVTKKYVPASSLTLRGEPIMSLQSLNARDNNLIVVAYVLPDDMKYVNYHSKAEIIVNDEISYTGTVMMLGARTEEIPGELRNTLSRDHTAAIVIFDIDPNQDIPYWSLSDGVPVRIRINKFKDREPIVGDYIIYNTTTGVYPETLMHAQHKCSKDGDHVVLVHHHDSVHTDKDSVRTVAPDSTVVKNKTPVTHPSDFVASGNATGPYHIIVASGQDKSGAERQVKMLRLRGYKYAKVFSADGYHRVSLCSYATKAEAENAQKQLIKQKEFGNAWILCKRIR